Within Citrus sinensis cultivar Valencia sweet orange chromosome 1, DVS_A1.0, whole genome shotgun sequence, the genomic segment CTATACAAGGTCTAACTAGCAATAAATCTAAGGGCTTTTGTTGTCatctcaattaaaaatttctcattattaatttataatggaTTTAAAACTTGAAAGttacttaaaagaaaaagtgattTCATAAATATAGCTTACGACTATTTCAAACAAGGATGAATATGACAAACAATTGAATATCCAAATGCTGAACCCTCGAAAgttagatttctttttttttaaaaaaaaaaaggtgaaagtAGATATAACATGTTTtagatttatatatattcagACCATCTTATCacaaagttaattttaaaagtagatttaaattattctaaGCACCACTTTCAAACTATTCcattaaatagtttatttaggAGGATCCCACTTGTCATTTAATTCtgatcataaatatatattagtttaacttttttttatttatatttttctaacaaagaaacataattttatttcattaaccTATAACATTACACATTACAAGTAGTGTTCATAGTGGACATAGAGATCGAttcacaaataatttaatactttttttaatatttgttcttaaagaaaaattcccacctcaaaattcaaaaaagtcAACTAATGGACCAAATTGAGATTAAACATAAATGgggttttcttaatttatgaaatgcAATATTTTGTGGGTTTTTAGGGGTTAATCATGAAATACCAATTAGATGAGATGTCATACATCATAGACATCTTTTTCTTGATAAATTTCTTGATTGCTTAAtctactatatatatagatattatttTCCGCAAAATAAGGATAGAAGTAAAACACTTtggatattaattattaaacataaGTTGCTTAATTCATTAACGCACcctcaaaatcaaaagagatgttaattgaaaataaaaaattaaaatatattaaaatttgaaaataaaaaattaaaatatattaaaatttgaaaataaccaaaaaataataataataataataataataaaactcaatGATGATGTGTGCCAATTTGAAGAGGAAGCAACAATAAAGCGGGAGCGAGTCACCTGTTGCAGGCCGCGGCTGTCACGTCGCTTGGTGGTCAACAATGCATGCAGGCCCACGTGAACTGTGAACGCGCGTTTTATTTCCCCGAATCTAAGCACCGGGTCCGGACATCAGTCCGCATTTCAATCCTCTCTATATTCCTTTCTTGCTTCACCATTACAGTAACTTTTCTCATCACTGTAACGGACCCGATCAAGGATGGGATTATTGAAGGTtggtaaattaaaagaaaaatcaaattttattcatttattactattaaaaaatacatgctaagatatttttaaaaatttaaaagagaatCCTAACCCGAAAGGGATATAGATTCTTAACTTAacattttaaggaaaaaaaatattaactttcTTTAATTGTCCAGCCATTaagagaattttaattaacttttaaaaatacgttctttttttttcctttcattttaaAGATATGTGTGTAAGaagatattaaaatgaatttgtcttttaatgaATGACTGATGGAATCAAAGTTCGTTATGAGATGATAGACTCTTAAAACTTCCACGCAACGCAACTCGTGTATATTTTTgctatttatttagaaatttgcATCTAATGTGTagacattaaaatttttggattttttttccccaaaattACATACTAACCTATTAATTAGCTTATCAAAATTGTCaacacaaataaagaaaacaaagcagTAATAACATCTACATCCCTAATATCTAACAAAatcataaagaaaaatataatacataaagaaaaatataatatacaatttcttttaacGCGAGCACTTTTCAGGTCTTAATTCTCAAGATTCGTGTTTTTATATCACATCTTCTAAAAACAcatgttagaaaaaaaatcaattaataaattattacatcTATTTGATAGTTTCATTAGTctatttaaagataaaattgtttcaaaattttctaaaagtaTAACcatctaattattaaatttatcaacatGGCAATACACATGAAAAATGTAgtttataaatttcatttcaaattgatGTTTGTCAACTCTCATGTAATCAAATTtcatacaaaaaattattttggaagaGGAAAACAAATGATTCAACTATTAGATCCTTGAAATCGACTTATTTAGAGATgtataagtttttaattttaaaaagtacaaGGACCAAAATCATTAACCCGACAATGGCGATGCGCATGAATAAAATGTAAAGAGTATCTATATTTTATAGTTTCAGTAAAAGAAAGGGGAACTGGAAGTTAATATCCAAGGCAACAGAAAGGCCCAAGAGCAAAGCCCATCTCATTACACAGCAGAGGGAGCCAATAAAAAACCTGCCAAACTCTTTAACAGGTTTTGTCCAAAACGCCATCAAACTCCTccaaatctcatctcaaactCAAATCTCATTCACCGTAAAACACAAACGCCACcacctctctttctctttctgtCTCTTCTTATTCGCTTATCCTTCACACTCGCGCCTGCCTATCCTACGCACCCTCCGCCGTAACcacctccaccaccaccaccaccaccaccaccgaCCGGAATGGGCAAGGGTGGCTCACTCAGCGATGGCGTCATCAAAAAGATCCTCCTGTCCTACACGTACGTGGCCATTTGGATCTTCCTCTCCTTCACCGTCATCGTTTACAACAAATACATCCTCGACAAAAAGATGTACAATTGGCCTTTCCCCATCTCTCTAACGATGATCCACATGTCCTTTTGCGCCACCCTCGCTTTCCTCCTCATCAAAGTCTTCAAATTCGTCGAACCCGTCACCATGTCTCGCGATCTCTACTTCTCCTCCGTCGTCCCCATCGGCGCTTTGTATTCCCTCAGCCTCTGGCTCTCCAACTCCGCTTACATTTACCTCTCCGTCTCCTTTATCCAAATGCTCAAAGCCCTTATGCCCGTCGCCGTCTACTCTATCGGGGTCATGTTTAAAAAGGAGTCCTTTAAGAGTGACACTATGTGTAACATGGTCTCGATCTCCGTCGGCGTCGCCATTGCCGCTTACGGGGAGGCCAAATTTGACTCCTGGGGAGTCGTCTTGCAACTGGGTGCCGTCGCTTTTGAGGCGACGAGGTTGGTAATGATTCAAATCTTGCTTACATCTAAAGGGATCACTTTGAATCCTATTACGTCTTTGTATTATGTTGCCCCTTGTTGTTTGGTTTTCTTGCTTGTGCCTTGGATCTTTGTGGAGTTGCCCATTTTGAGGGAGACGTCGAGTTTCCATTTTGATTTCGTGATCTTCGGAACTAATTCGCTTTGTGCCTTTGCTTTGAATCTTGCCGTGTTCTTGCTTGTTGGGAAGACCTCTGCTTTGACTATGAATGTGGCTGGTGTGGTTAAGGATTGGTTGTTGATCGCCTTTTCGTGGTCCGTGATTAAGGACACTGTCACCCCCATTAATCTGTTTGGAT encodes:
- the LOC102618066 gene encoding probable sugar phosphate/phosphate translocator At5g25400, with the translated sequence MGKGGSLSDGVIKKILLSYTYVAIWIFLSFTVIVYNKYILDKKMYNWPFPISLTMIHMSFCATLAFLLIKVFKFVEPVTMSRDLYFSSVVPIGALYSLSLWLSNSAYIYLSVSFIQMLKALMPVAVYSIGVMFKKESFKSDTMCNMVSISVGVAIAAYGEAKFDSWGVVLQLGAVAFEATRLVMIQILLTSKGITLNPITSLYYVAPCCLVFLLVPWIFVELPILRETSSFHFDFVIFGTNSLCAFALNLAVFLLVGKTSALTMNVAGVVKDWLLIAFSWSVIKDTVTPINLFGYGLAFLGVAYYNHSKLQALKAKEAQKKAQQADEESGKLLEERDGEGGGSTKRNESQD